GATCGGTCTTGTCCGAAGGATTGGTAATGGAAATACAAGTCATATTTGGGGTATGAACTGGCTACCCAGGAAGGAAAATATGAAGCCCATCGTTTCTTTAAGAGTTGATCCACCGATGATGGTGGCGGAGTTAATTGACCGGGATAACGCATGTTGGAACGCAGCGTTGCTTGCTGAGGTTTTCCTTCCATATGATATAGCAGCGATCCTGAAAGTGCCGATCTATACAAGGAATATGGATGATTTTTGGTCTTGGGGTTTTGAAAAAAGTGGAATCTTCTCTGTCCGTTCGGCTTACAGGATGATTGTGGATATAAAACGAAAGCGGGAAGACTGGTTGGAAGGAAGAGGGGGATCCTCTAATACGACAGCAAATGAGAAGGCCTGGGATACTTTATGGAGAGTCCAAGTCCCGGCGAAGCTCAAAAACTTCCTCTGGAGATTGGCCAAAAATTCGCTTCCCACCGAGGATGTTCGCATGGATAGGAATATGTCACAACATGATCAGTGTTATGTATGTGGAGCCCAAGACTCTTGGAGACATAGCCTGCTTGAGTGTACAAGGGCACGATGTGTCTGGTCTCTTGTAGACCATGATTTGCTAGACCATGTGATCACTACAACAGAGCCTTCAGCAAGAGCCTGGTTATTTTTCATGATGGAGACACTGGCCCGTGAAAAACTAACACGGGTGACAGTCACAATGTGGGCAATTTGGTATGCTCGAAGACAGCTTATCCACGAGGGGATACATCAGAGCCCATACGAGACGCACAGGTTCGTGCTTAGCTTTATAGCTGATTTGGATCAGCTAGCGCCGGTGGAAGAGACACAAATAAGCACAAACCAGCCACATGCCAGGCAGAGTTTTAGATGGATTCCACTGGGAGAGGGATGTGTGAAGATCAATGTGGATGCTGGAGTTTCAGAAGGAACGAATATGGAACAGCAGCAGCGTTATGTCGCGACAGGGACGGGACTTATCTGGACTCCTCCATGCTAGTATTTGAAGGGCTAACGGATCCCACGACGCTGGAAGCAATCGCATGTAGGGAGGGCATGGCACTGGCTCTGGACTTGGGAGTGAACCATCTACAGATAGCTTTGGACTGCAAGCAGGTTATAAACCACATTCATCAAAGAGCTGGAGGAGACCATGGCAGTATTGTCAGAGAAATTTTACAAACTTCTACTTTATTTACCGCTTGTAATTTTCTTTTTGAACCTCGAGAGTCAAACTATGAGGCTCATAGACTAGCTAGATTTGGCATTTCGCTCCCTGCTGGAAGGCATTTGTGGTTGGGCACCCAGCATGACCCGATTGTAATCCCTATGAACATCTTAGCCGATCAATAAAGTCTCGGCGGggttttgtctcaaaaaaaaaggaagtatgccctagatcCACTCCAACCCCCACTCCTCCTCTACCACTGCTCTCGCCTTGCTCCGGAGCGCCCATGGCGGAGGCGGCGCCgctcctccctggcctccccaatGACATCACCATCTGGGAGATCCTGCTCCGCCTCACCCCCAAACccctcctccgctgccgcgccgTATGCCCCGCCTGGCGCCGCGCCACCTCCGACCGCGACTTCCTCCTCGCCCACCACGCCCGCCAGCccgccctccccctcctctacgGCGACACTGACGACCTATTGTCCATGGACATCATCACCTGCGACAACTGGGCAGCCGACAAGCTCCAGTCCCCGTCGCGCGATTTGACGACGCCTCTTGCTTCATTCCGGTGGCCTGCTGTGACGGCCTCCTCGTCTTACGCACCTATAGTAAGAGGGGTGAGAGGCGCCTCTCCATCTGCAACCCAGCCACTCGTCAGTATGCTCCCCTCCACCAGCTTCGTGGCTTCAAGCTCTTGGGGATGTACCCACACGGCCCTACCGGCGACTACCGACTGTTGCTCTACCTGAAAGCTGATGCTCAAAGTAGCACCTATGTCTTCACATTAGGCTCTGGCCTGCCGCCGAGGCACATAAGGGGCCCTGACGCCAAGGAATTGGAATTGATAAACTCCCGTGGATCTCTCCTTTTCCATGGTAGTTTGCATTGGCACGCAGACAACCTGATAATGGTATTTGACACCACCGCTGAGTCGTTCCGGCAGATGCACTCTCCGATTGTTTCTGGCCATGTCATTGCTGGC
The Triticum dicoccoides isolate Atlit2015 ecotype Zavitan chromosome 3A, WEW_v2.0, whole genome shotgun sequence genome window above contains:
- the LOC119273009 gene encoding uncharacterized protein LOC119273009, which codes for MAEAAPLLPGLPNDITIWEILLRLTPKPLLRCRAVCPAWRRATSDRDFLLAHHARQPALPLLYGDTDDLLSMDIITCDNWAADKLQSPSRDLTTPLASFRKRGERRLSICNPATRQYAPLHQLRGFKLLGMYPHGPTGDYRLLLYLKADAQSSTYVFTLGSGLPPRHIRGPDAKELELINSRGSLLFHGSLHWHADNLIMVFDTTAESFRQMHSPIVSGHVIAGLFEMGDMLAMFSLNDEETIVDIWVMRDYQGQVWASKGWVEFPIQELMAQSEDLGSCWEVEATYWDGDLLVLAKFDNGSLHQVDIAGKLVDSFRHRLLCPTPLRLKQSLVSHTFFPALEGYVVNAPPFI